The Planctomycetota bacterium DNA window CTCCTCGAGCGAAGGCGGTTTCCCTTCGCCGTACGGCATCAGGACGATCGCGCCGGCGGGGGGCTTTTCGCCCAGCGTCGGGCTCACGCGCTCCGCCTGCGCCAGTTTCCCCGTCTTGCCGCCGCCGAGGTCCAGCGCCAACTTCCCGTCGGCCACCGTGGCCTTGCACTCCGCGTCGCCCGACTTGCCGGTCATGACGAGTTTCGGGCCCTCGGCCTTGCCCGCCAGTTGGATGCGCTTCTCGGAACTGGTCCTGGCCCCCAGGAGGACCGTGCCGCGGTATTCGCCGGCCTCGGGCCAGACCTTTACCTCCGTGGCCGCTCCCCCGCAGGCGCCCGCGTACTCGCCCAGAAATGGGTCTCCCGTTTTGTCGCCCACGACGATGCCGTTCACTTTGACCGGCTCCGCCGCTCCGAGAGGCGCCGCCAGCACACACGCCATCGCCGCCGCCATCGCCCACCGCATGCCTGTTCTCCTTTACTTGGATTCCGCTTTAGCGCCGCCCGCGCCGTCCTTCAATTCGACGAGCCAGATGTTGCGGTACCGGACCGGGTTGCCGTGGTCCTGGAGCATCAGAGGGGCGGGGCTGACGACCGGCCCGCCCACACCCGCCGTCGTCACGTGGTCGATCTTCACATTCTCGTGAATCCGGATGCCGTTGTGGACCACGCTCATCACGGCCGGCTCCACGATCTTGCCGTCCTGCACCTTCGGGGCCTTGAAGGTGAAGTCGTACGTCTGCCAGCGTCCGGGCGGCAGGCTGGCGATTTCCTTCGGCGTGGAGACGCTGTAGAGGCCGCCGCATTCGTTGTCCTTCGGGGTCAGGCCGAACGAATCCAGGATCTGGCACTCGTACCGGCTCTGGATGTACACGCCCGAGTTGCCGCGGCCCTGACCACGAGCCGTCGGCATGTACGGGCACCAGAACTCCACGTGCAACTGCAAACTGCCGAACACCTGCTTCGTCTGGACGTTGCCGCGGCCGTTGACGCGCACGCTGCCGTCGTCGAGGATTTCCCAGGCGGCCGGTTCGCCCTTCATGCTCTGCCAAGCGTCGAGATTCGTCTTCTTGCCTTCCTCGAAGGGCAGCAGGACCACGGCGCCCGCGGGCGGCTTGGCGCCCTCGGTGGGCGACTTGCGATCCTGCCACTTGAGGTCAAACTTTCCGCCCGACTCCCCTGCCGCCGACACAGCGAGTTTCTTCCCGGCGAGCGTCCCCGACCATTCGGCGCCGGCGGCTCCACCGCTGACGGTCAGTTTGTCACCCTCCACCGTGCCCTTCAGTTCCAGCCGCCTAGCCTCGCCCTTCCCTTCCGCAGACGGCACAAGCAGGACGACCACGTAGCCGTCCTTGACGGGATAGACCTTGGCCTCGGCCTTGCCGGCCGGCCCGCCCGCCGGCCCGAACGTACCGGCGTACTCACCCATGAACGGATCGTCGGGATACTTCGGCGGCTCGGCGGCCGTTGCCGCGACCGCCGCCGCTCCCAGCAGAATCCCCACCAGCACCGAAACAGTCGCCATCCGTTCCTGCCCCATGTTCCGCCTCCTTGATGGTTCACCCCGGCCAAGAGCCGAAACGCGCCGGTTCCTTTTCCCCTTCGACGACCACTATAACCGAAACTTCAGAATTTCGCCTGCAAAACTTTTCAATCTCGTCGGGCGCCATCACGAACGCGGCCGTCGAAAGCGCGTCCGCCACCGCCGCGCTCGACTCTAGCGCCCACGCCCCCAACTTTCCCGACGCCGGCCGGCCCGTCCGCGGGTCGATGATGTGCGGGTTCCGCGCCGACGCCGACGACCCGCTCAGCGCCCGGTCTTTAAGGTGGATCGTCTCGAGCACACCTGCGGGCGACCGCGCGCTTCCGACAGCCACGCGCCAGCCTTCCTCGCCTTCGGGCGGCCCGAGGGCCAGGACCGTGCTCTCGCCGCCGTGAACGAGCGCCCGCCCGATGCTCCAATCCTCAAGGATTATTTTCATCTGGTCGAGCGCGTAGCCTTTGCCGATCCCTCCGAGGTCGATCCGCATGCCGTCCCGCGCGACGCCCACGGCATGTTCTTCCTCGTTCATCGCCACGAGGTTCATGCCGGTCCGCGCCCGCGCGTCGGCGAGTTCCGCGTCCGTCGGCTGCCGGGCCGAACCGTCCTTCGCCTTCCAGCAATCCACCAGCGCCCCGGCCGTCACGTCGAACGCGCCGCCTGTTTCAGCCCAGACGCGTGCGGCGATTGCGAGACACTCAAAGGCCGCGAGACCCACGCGAACGGACTCGCCCGCCTTCAACTGGTTGATCTGGGAGACGTCGCTCGAGGGGTCGAACCGGCTCAGTGCCGCCTCCAGACGGTCCACCTCGGCAAAGGCGGCGGCGGACACCTGGCCCGCATACGTCGCCTCCTCGCCGGCAACGAACACCTCGAAGACGGCCGCCATCGCCTTGTGCGAAAAGCGATTGGTCCCCGCCGGCAACTCGCGCCCCGGCCTTCCCAAGGTACCTGCCATCCGGCCCTCACCCCCCCGCGGCGCCCGGCCCGGCCCGCCGGGCTTCCCGGCTCCGGATAAACGCGTCCCACAGGTCCTGCTTCACGTAGAGCACCAGGAACACGCCCGGCCTGAGGCCGTAGATGCCCTGCTGGTACTTGTCGCGGAGTTTCGCCTCCAGGTCCGCCTGAACCGCCGGCGACGCGACGATCACCGGCGCGTCCGGCGACGCCGGAACCTGGTCCCAGTAGCCGACGCGCTCGTAGGCCCGCAGGTACCACGGCAGAGGCCAGTAGTTTTCCGGGCTGACGACCTTGATGCCCATCGCCCGGCCGCCGTCCACCGCCGCGAGTTCACCAATCCGGTCCCTCAGGCGGAAGACGTTCGTGTACGTCTGGGCATAGGCGTACGGGTTGCGCCAGTCGGAATGCAATCGGAACGACGCGCGATAGGCCTCGACTCCCAGATGAACGCCTCCCAGGACGAGCACGATGGATGCCGCAATCTGCATCGGCCGCCACCGAAGCCAGCGCACCAGCGCGACCGCCCCCACACCCGCCAGGAGAATCATCCCGTGGAGGAACCCGATCATGCACCACGGCGTCTTGTAGGGGATGGACGAGTAGGCGATCGTCATGAGGAGCGTATAGAACGCCAGGAACCGGAGCAAGGGAGCGCTCGCCTGGCCGATTCCTCTTCGCGCCAGCGCCGCCAGCATGCCCACGACCGCCAGGACGAGGATCCATGCCTCGGTCCATACCGGCCCGATGCGGGCCTTGGGGTTCGTCAGAATATCCCAGAGGCCTCGCCATCCCACCCACTCGCCGTCCTTCGAGCACGCGAGCATCCCGAGATAGTAGTCCCACGCGTGGTTGTGGACGCCGCCCTCGTGGCCGCGCGAGACGAGGTAATCGTACGTCCGGACCGAATCCAACGGACCCCGAAGGTTCGTGAAGAACGACGAGAACA harbors:
- a CDS encoding DUF1080 domain-containing protein, translated to MGQERMATVSVLVGILLGAAAVAATAAEPPKYPDDPFMGEYAGTFGPAGGPAGKAEAKVYPVKDGYVVVLLVPSAEGKGEARRLELKGTVEGDKLTVSGGAAGAEWSGTLAGKKLAVSAAGESGGKFDLKWQDRKSPTEGAKPPAGAVVLLPFEEGKKTNLDAWQSMKGEPAAWEILDDGSVRVNGRGNVQTKQVFGSLQLHVEFWCPYMPTARGQGRGNSGVYIQSRYECQILDSFGLTPKDNECGGLYSVSTPKEIASLPPGRWQTYDFTFKAPKVQDGKIVEPAVMSVVHNGIRIHENVKIDHVTTAGVGGPVVSPAPLMLQDHGNPVRYRNIWLVELKDGAGGAKAESK
- a CDS encoding FAD:protein FMN transferase gives rise to the protein MAGTLGRPGRELPAGTNRFSHKAMAAVFEVFVAGEEATYAGQVSAAAFAEVDRLEAALSRFDPSSDVSQINQLKAGESVRVGLAAFECLAIAARVWAETGGAFDVTAGALVDCWKAKDGSARQPTDAELADARARTGMNLVAMNEEEHAVGVARDGMRIDLGGIGKGYALDQMKIILEDWSIGRALVHGGESTVLALGPPEGEEGWRVAVGSARSPAGVLETIHLKDRALSGSSASARNPHIIDPRTGRPASGKLGAWALESSAAVADALSTAAFVMAPDEIEKFCRRNSEVSVIVVVEGEKEPARFGSWPG
- a CDS encoding TIGR03663 family protein; this encodes MKRSTLVSACIVAAVGLGASALRLHGLNERPMHPDESVQASKTVALYQTGEYRYDPRDHHGPTLYYLALPSILLTAGGDAGGADDATFRLVPALFGIGLVLLVWLVRDGLGRAATVCAGVLTAVSPAMVFYSRYFIQEMSLVFFTFLAIAAGWRYVRSGSWVWALVAGLAVGLMHATKETCIMAFAATLGALGLALVLWRRHGASGAPKPARVVRRWPIAAGAAVAVLVSVLLFSSFFTNLRGPLDSVRTYDYLVSRGHEGGVHNHAWDYYLGMLACSKDGEWVGWRGLWDILTNPKARIGPVWTEAWILVLAVVGMLAALARRGIGQASAPLLRFLAFYTLLMTIAYSSIPYKTPWCMIGFLHGMILLAGVGAVALVRWLRWRPMQIAASIVLVLGGVHLGVEAYRASFRLHSDWRNPYAYAQTYTNVFRLRDRIGELAAVDGGRAMGIKVVSPENYWPLPWYLRAYERVGYWDQVPASPDAPVIVASPAVQADLEAKLRDKYQQGIYGLRPGVFLVLYVKQDLWDAFIRSREARRAGPGAAGG